A window from Marinagarivorans cellulosilyticus encodes these proteins:
- a CDS encoding sigma-54 interaction domain-containing protein, which translates to MSSILVSWVGKADCDCAGTPGSPGPLHRILQAEFFEEVHLLSGYPKRDTEALLRVIEGVVDNIVLHSVKLKSPIHFGDIYHALDGVLSELSQKHQHAQFTIQLTSGTPAMSAVSILVGKTKYAARFVQASREQGVQIEDIPFDIAADFLPAISKRQDQKLEGLFAGLAPNTAAFDDILSQSAVMATLKQKAAILAQRDVPVLIYGETGTGKELFAKAIHNASARAAKPMLVLNCGAIPKDLIDATLFGYTKGAFTGAIKDASGFFGDANGGTLFLDEFGELPLDAQVRLLRVLQEGTYTQVGSTVAKFTDVRIIAATNKTLMDEVAAGRFREDLFYRVAIGVLHLPPLRERSGDLLLLVNNILGKIASETNASAKKDKAQSKGEKHKKISVKARKLIQGHPWPGNVRELQATLLRATLWHSGDTLSDEDIRGALISTTPHKAGILDMDVSQGIDLNELCDDVVRHYVPLALDAAQGKKSKAAELLGLNNYQTLENKMKKLNLI; encoded by the coding sequence ATGTCCTCGATTCTTGTTTCATGGGTGGGTAAGGCGGATTGCGACTGTGCCGGCACCCCCGGTTCGCCTGGGCCGTTGCACCGTATTTTACAAGCCGAATTTTTTGAAGAGGTCCACCTGTTATCTGGCTACCCCAAGCGCGATACAGAAGCGCTTCTGCGCGTAATAGAGGGCGTTGTCGATAACATCGTGCTTCACTCAGTTAAGCTGAAAAGCCCGATTCATTTTGGCGATATCTATCACGCGCTCGATGGCGTGCTTAGTGAGCTGAGTCAAAAACACCAGCACGCTCAGTTCACCATTCAATTAACGTCTGGCACGCCGGCTATGTCTGCCGTCTCCATTCTGGTGGGTAAAACCAAGTACGCTGCGCGTTTTGTGCAAGCCTCTCGAGAGCAGGGTGTCCAGATCGAAGATATCCCTTTCGATATCGCCGCCGACTTCCTGCCTGCCATTTCAAAACGCCAGGATCAAAAACTGGAGGGCCTGTTCGCGGGCCTCGCACCTAATACCGCGGCTTTTGACGATATCCTTTCGCAAAGTGCGGTAATGGCAACGCTTAAGCAAAAAGCTGCCATCTTGGCCCAGCGCGATGTGCCGGTACTTATTTACGGCGAAACGGGTACCGGTAAAGAGCTGTTCGCCAAGGCTATTCACAATGCCAGTGCGCGTGCCGCCAAACCGATGCTTGTACTCAACTGCGGCGCTATTCCGAAAGATCTTATTGATGCAACGCTGTTTGGTTATACCAAGGGGGCTTTTACTGGTGCAATTAAGGACGCCTCAGGCTTTTTTGGTGATGCCAATGGCGGCACGTTGTTTCTCGATGAATTCGGCGAGTTGCCGCTGGATGCTCAAGTTCGCTTGTTAAGGGTGTTGCAAGAGGGTACCTATACTCAGGTTGGCTCAACGGTAGCAAAATTTACTGACGTGCGAATTATCGCGGCGACTAATAAAACCTTAATGGATGAAGTGGCCGCAGGGCGGTTTCGCGAAGATCTGTTCTACCGGGTGGCCATTGGTGTGCTTCACTTGCCACCGCTTCGTGAGCGTTCTGGCGATTTACTGCTACTTGTTAACAATATCTTAGGTAAAATCGCCAGCGAGACTAACGCCAGTGCTAAAAAAGATAAAGCGCAAAGCAAAGGCGAAAAACATAAGAAAATTTCCGTTAAAGCAAGAAAACTTATTCAAGGTCACCCTTGGCCAGGCAATGTAAGAGAGCTACAAGCGACTTTACTGCGCGCCACCCTATGGCACAGTGGTGATACCTTGTCGGATGAAGATATTCGAGGGGCGTTGATAAGCACTACGCCGCACAAGGCGGGAATACTCGATATGGATGTGTCTCAAGGTATTGATTTAAATGAACTTTGTGATGATGTGGTACGGCATTACGTGCCCCTGGCACTGGACGCTGCACAAGGTAAAAAGAGCAAAGCGGCGGAGTTGCTAGGCTTGAATAACTACCAAACGCTAGAGAATAAAATGAAGAAGTTGAATCTTATTTAA
- a CDS encoding HAD family hydrolase, with the protein MNTPPLTIKPKLMVFDLFGTLICPGIYRHPFRKLLIWARNNGRRPTSSDARTIMTTPGSIDDIASALGITVPQSLIEEISNDIVKEVECTSLYNDVESTLENIKALGIDLALCSNLATPYSAVIDRHLANFSFDLSLSCEVGAVKPEFKIYDHVISLTSASRDEVLFVGDTVDADYTGPIEFGFSALHLNRTSPTAGGSIKNLTEISYLINKTCE; encoded by the coding sequence ATGAACACCCCACCTTTAACGATAAAACCTAAATTGATGGTTTTTGACCTGTTTGGAACGCTAATTTGTCCAGGCATTTATCGCCACCCTTTTCGTAAACTCCTTATATGGGCTCGCAATAACGGTCGCCGGCCAACATCGTCGGACGCTCGCACGATAATGACTACGCCGGGATCTATTGACGACATCGCTAGCGCACTGGGCATCACAGTCCCCCAGTCACTTATTGAGGAAATAAGTAACGATATCGTCAAAGAGGTTGAATGCACATCTCTTTACAATGATGTTGAGAGCACACTCGAAAATATTAAAGCACTCGGAATTGACCTGGCTCTTTGCTCAAATTTGGCCACTCCCTATAGCGCCGTAATCGATCGTCATTTAGCCAATTTTAGTTTTGATCTTTCTTTGAGCTGCGAGGTGGGCGCCGTTAAGCCGGAATTTAAGATTTATGATCACGTTATTAGCTTAACATCAGCTTCACGCGATGAGGTTTTGTTTGTTGGCGATACCGTAGATGCAGACTATACGGGACCCATCGAATTTGGATTTTCGGCTTTGCATTTAAACCGTACCTCACCAACTGCAGGTGGTAGTATCAAAAACTTAACGGAAATTTCTTATTTAATTAATAAAACTTGTGAGTAG
- a CDS encoding HAD domain-containing protein — MLYLFLDIDGVLRPDSKPNNYVLSNHLLGSLYQVVALTDGNLKIVVTSSWRLVMDRASIAKKLKLPANMVEVMPVLDDENARGGGVIAYMAKVYAEKGETPFMALDDQPDLYEGFWDGVLFPCEPDSGFDDGVLALLKSRLSQKTALFKACASLML; from the coding sequence ATGCTTTACCTATTTCTTGATATTGATGGCGTGCTGCGGCCCGATTCTAAGCCCAATAATTATGTTTTGTCCAATCACCTTTTAGGCAGCCTTTACCAAGTCGTTGCTTTAACTGACGGTAACCTCAAAATCGTTGTTACCTCTAGCTGGCGCCTGGTGATGGATCGCGCCTCAATCGCTAAAAAGCTCAAGTTGCCTGCTAATATGGTTGAGGTTATGCCGGTACTGGATGATGAGAATGCTCGAGGTGGTGGGGTGATCGCTTACATGGCTAAAGTATATGCCGAGAAGGGCGAAACACCTTTTATGGCGCTAGATGATCAGCCGGATCTGTACGAGGGGTTTTGGGATGGAGTGTTGTTCCCTTGTGAGCCGGATTCAGGATTCGATGATGGTGTTCTGGCGCTGCTCAAGAGTCGGCTCTCTCAAAAAACTGCGTTGTTCAAAGCCTGCGCTAGCCTAATGTTGTAG
- a CDS encoding tyrosine-type recombinase/integrase — protein sequence MARPRKPRFFEGVQLADNLYRDNKRRQGYWCYLLPNGKKKIFQCDSVNLANEYASNANSRRETYRPKKNLQALTPLGHKAADFIAYREQIDPDLKLIRSWENRCYALHKFARGFSKPPRDLTRGEIQQWWDTLSHFEQKLRHAEFRKFFNFLMGNNLTPKLAYNPFTTSDERPRLYAKSRPKRKRARLDIKGFWAIYTAAGELGYEGLQVAMGLSLVTFMREQDILSLRFDEHCNDGFLQRTISKSEAQRGFARASRLQWHIETHVLLKPLLEKAKTSALRNGNCPYLVSHMPKKIYKSRNKKHHAQLTKERLGEQFRDARSAAGLWSTHPNPPTFHEIRSLSDAMASKAGIDISTIQHAMAHGNSAMTALYQANHDLPYEEVAVVFTPEMLDGRFS from the coding sequence ATGGCCAGACCTAGAAAACCTCGGTTTTTCGAGGGTGTTCAGCTTGCTGATAACCTATATCGTGATAACAAACGACGACAAGGTTATTGGTGTTACCTATTACCCAACGGCAAGAAAAAAATATTTCAGTGCGACTCTGTTAATCTGGCGAATGAATATGCTAGCAACGCAAATAGTCGACGCGAAACCTATCGGCCCAAGAAAAACCTCCAAGCACTCACACCGCTCGGCCACAAAGCCGCCGATTTCATCGCGTACCGAGAACAAATAGATCCTGACCTGAAGCTCATTCGGAGTTGGGAAAATCGCTGCTACGCATTGCACAAATTTGCCAGAGGCTTTAGCAAGCCTCCCAGAGACCTTACCCGCGGAGAAATCCAGCAGTGGTGGGATACACTCAGCCATTTCGAGCAGAAATTACGGCACGCCGAGTTTAGGAAGTTTTTTAACTTTTTAATGGGTAATAACTTAACGCCCAAATTGGCTTACAACCCATTTACAACCTCTGACGAGCGCCCACGCTTATATGCCAAATCTCGACCAAAACGTAAACGCGCGCGGCTCGACATTAAAGGGTTTTGGGCAATCTATACCGCCGCTGGCGAACTTGGCTACGAAGGGCTTCAGGTTGCCATGGGCCTTTCGCTTGTCACTTTTATGCGAGAGCAAGATATTCTGTCGTTGCGCTTTGATGAACATTGTAACGACGGGTTTCTGCAACGCACCATAAGCAAATCGGAAGCTCAAAGAGGCTTCGCACGCGCATCGAGACTTCAATGGCATATTGAAACGCACGTGTTGCTAAAGCCGCTATTGGAAAAGGCCAAAACGTCTGCGCTGCGCAATGGCAACTGCCCTTATCTGGTGAGCCATATGCCGAAGAAAATTTATAAAAGCCGTAACAAAAAGCATCACGCTCAACTCACAAAAGAGCGATTAGGCGAGCAATTTAGGGATGCGAGAAGCGCTGCAGGGCTATGGTCAACTCACCCGAATCCACCTACATTCCATGAGATTCGTTCGCTTAGCGACGCCATGGCCAGCAAAGCGGGTATTGACATTTCAACCATTCAACACGCCATGGCGCACGGCAACTCGGCAATGACAGCACTGTATCAGGCTAATCACGACCTACCTTATGAGGAGGTTGCGGTGGTGTTCACACCTGAGATGCTAGATGGAAGATTCAGCTGA
- the fliJ gene encoding flagellar export protein FliJ: MSDKTKRMSLILELAEKDVESAANTFADAKARLASERHKLDDILNYLNDYAAANEAGNLRLSSEQLMRQRAFVGQLSQAQSQQRLLIAQNERDVEHKKSLWQKAHLKQRAMQDLVKRMSDEAQAQADKKEEKLLDEWAQQQFVRSESHAKLH; encoded by the coding sequence ATGTCAGATAAAACAAAGCGAATGAGTTTGATTCTAGAGCTTGCAGAAAAAGACGTAGAGTCCGCGGCAAATACCTTCGCCGATGCCAAAGCGCGGCTCGCTTCAGAGCGACATAAACTCGATGATATTCTCAATTACTTAAACGATTACGCAGCCGCGAACGAAGCCGGTAATTTGCGGCTATCATCAGAGCAGCTAATGCGTCAGCGTGCTTTTGTAGGCCAGTTATCACAAGCGCAATCACAGCAGCGGTTACTCATCGCGCAAAACGAGCGCGACGTCGAGCATAAGAAATCACTCTGGCAAAAAGCCCACCTCAAACAGCGCGCCATGCAAGATTTGGTTAAGCGCATGAGTGACGAAGCCCAAGCCCAAGCCGATAAAAAAGAAGAAAAGCTACTGGACGAGTGGGCGCAGCAACAATTTGTCCGTTCGGAGTCCCACGCTAAGCTGCATTAA